The genomic region TATGTTGCAGATACCTATATGCTTACCACCAATGAACGTTATTAAAGGTGGATTCATCTGAACACCGGTAAATTTTCGCTTCACACAATTCCCACACCTTTCTTGTTAGATGCATTAGTCAGGTCGATGACGTTTAGAACAATTAAACATAAAGAAATAGAGACTACCAACACTGAAATATTAGAAACAAAAAGGTTAATCGATTTGAACTAAACTCTTAAAAGAATAACTTCGTTGTTAACGCACGATATTATTTAGAAACCTATATGCTTACCACCAATGAACGTTATTAAAGGTGGATTCATCTGAACACCGGTAATGTTTGCTCCTCATTATTCCCACACCTTTCTTGTTAGATGCATCAGTAAAGTTGATGATATGAAGTATAATTAAACATAAAGAACTATACACTACCAACACTGAAATATTAGAAACAAACAGGTTAATCGATTTGAAATTAACACTGCATTAATTTCATTGGGCTGgtgttaaacaattttatgaaaattaagacgttaaattatacttttaactattttgcaccaacaaataaaacaaacccTCTTCTGTAAAATTAAGATCAATTGTCATTTCAGTGTGTTTTATACTTCATAAAGTACTCATTAATAATTGTTGGCtaccattatcatgattattcgTGGAGTTTTTGTCTCATATCAATTATCGTTGAACgatattcatatttgtttggCCTATATAAAACCATtgcaaaatcataaaataaaatatcaacgaAAACATTTAtccttattcatgttatttttcgaAAATAAGTATCAAAGCactttgacaattttaattttatcaatttgaatgttttgtaCATACCCATAATTGAAACACAAACACAGAATCCAAATGTCTGTGTAGTGATATAACACGGTAATACCAATAAACTTGAATGTACTGATAAGAACGTGGTCTATATTGTATTATAACTGTCGAATATCTTGTTTGTGATTGGCTGAAAAGTATGACATTGGAAACGACATCATTCCTGCACGATTTCAACTTTGAATTTGCTGAATCGtatcaaaatatgaattttagtTTGCCATTGTACTACGGTACATGTCGGTAACGTAAAGTATACGAATACATACTATTTTAATTCAATCTGACGGAACTTTGCAAAAAAGACACcgacaaaaaaaacaaagttgcaaaaaaaaacacagttaaAACTATTAcacaaaatcatatttgaaaaacTTATTCGATTCAAACAGAGATCATGTGCAACATTCACATTCAATAACCGTATGGcttgaaatattaaattaatttatagtatgaaacaaatacaaatcGAGGCGTGCACGtatatgttattaaaaaatatacaatcaaCAGAGTGCATTTCATATAGAGaacaaatatgataataatTATCATGATCCTCATGTATCAAATATGTATCATACATATTAGGTGATCTAATTTGTCATTGGTCATCATCAAAAAGTTGGAGGATGTTTCGAGAATTACCATTCTGTAATTTCCCTCTTACATCTTCGTACATGTGCTTTGTCTACTGTGGCTTCATTTATTATCGTTGGTaacaattttcgtggattgagaaaAACCTGCATGTTCGTGAATTTCCTGGTTGTGCTGAAGTTTGCATACACACCTTGAAcatatgttttttgttgaacgtttaatttcgtggttcacctgtaccaaTGAAAGCCACATAAAACTAACAATAacgtgtgaacaaaacaaacagaaataatagGTACAAATATCAAAACTGGGGTGCTTGAGAGAAACAAATGGCATATACTGTGGATAAATTAATCTTTGATGAACAAATTTCTCTCAAGCACCCCAGTTTTGATATTTGTACctattatttctgtttgttttgttcacacgttattgttagttttatataatttttgccATTGTCAAGCTATCaaaattttcttgatagagggttgttgctcacaaggaaacttttaaaccaagagttcgaAATGGTGAAGTGGAAATcgtctcttcgtaaattttacatacGCCATCATGATTTGGTtggccgttatggaataactttttcaaataatgTTTCTGATTTGTTTCTTacgtcataactacaatccACTTCCCTTTCATATgtgtgacctactgaattaaaCAATTTACCGGATgtgttatctcataagcaacacgacgggttgAATATGttgaacaggatctgcttactatTCCGGAGCCCCTGAGATCCCCCTAGATTGGTGTGGGGTtcgtattgtttattctttagttttctatagtgtgtcatgtgtactattgtttgtctggttGTCCTGttctttttagccatgtcgtgtCAGTGTAtttcatgagtttgactgtccctctggtatctttcgtccctcttgttACTTCAAACAAGTGAGATGTTTTTGCAAGCTATAAAACCGGActtaatccaccattttgtaCACAGAGATGTCGgtattatgacagttgttgtgaATTTATTAGATGTCTATGagattttcagttttgaattatctcggaatttatttttttttgtgattttatttttttatgaaaattacaatttttacatTCCCTCGTTAAAGTTGTCCTTTTTATGTAATTCATTTGTTTAGTAATAACAGCCTGAAATGCTGTAATAGTTTCAAATGAGATATGTATAAAACTACAATAAGATGGTATTGATGCGAAATATTTATGTGTGATCTTGTTGCAATAGGTTGGTGCTCTATGTTAAGTTGTTTTGTCTAGTTGTCAAAGGACGATAATCTGTTTGTGCTCACGCTTTCtctatctctctctctcttcttttatctctctctctctctctctctctctctctctctctctctctctctctctctctctctctctctctctctctctctctcaacACTTCATGACAAGAacataatacaaacaaaaacaagtgCACGTATAACAGAGAAACGCATAGAGAATATAATAGATCGCCACTTACATGTGAACCCCAGaataacaataaacatataacattataatcgTATGGGTTATTTCTATTAGAGCTTTTTCAACATCTGACGAACTAACATAACTCGCCCTAACTTAACTTTAAATTGTTGTATCTGCCGTACCGAGCCTTACCGATAAATAAAGGATaactcatttattttatattgcaaatttggCTGAGCGTTTCATGAGGAAATACTTTTACATAAGAatatacatgcacattttttcACAGCTGGAGACGTATTCAATTACTTGATGTATAATATAATTCAATCAACACAGTAGTATTGAAAACATTTAGAGAAATGGCTCTAATGTATTGTCATTGAGAAGTCTTCAGTGATCAATAAATTAAGATGCAATGATTACTTTCTTTATAACGACATTACGAAAACAATGTTAATCTTTAATGAATAGTTATGTGGGGTTTTTTTCTGGGCTTATAGACAAAAGTCATACAATTAAGCGAAAACAAAATGTAGGtacatgttataatcttaaaccgaccaaaaatatcaacaatgagaggatatattttgttttaaatgcatACAATGTCATTGTATATGCATACATGTGTGTGCATTGATTTTGTTTCGTGCTATATGTTATGAATACATGTAATAAGGTGCGGTGTGTTTATTGTATCGAAATAGGTACTTTTCAAACCGGGATAGTGTTTATAGACAAAGAGGTTGATAAATGTCTGAGGTTTTTACGACAAATATGGTGTTGTTCCTCAGAACAAATCACACAATTATGTTGTTGTGAGTAAATCCTCTTACTACGAGGGTCTTATCAAAGAACTTTAATCAATACCTATTCGGGGAATCACACGTACAAACAAGTAACATTTGATACAGATATGATGTTGACAATTCAAAAGTCCTTCATGTCCTCAATTATTAACAGATTTCAATTTCAAAGTAATAAACTGTCCTGAACTTGGGAGCAGTATCCCGAATTTAACCGCGAATGGAGTTGATATTCACAATAACACATACCATATTATATAGCGTAAAGCTGCTACGTCGTCGATGTATGAGCGATCAATTTATGAGCCAGAGTTCATTTCGAATAATAAATAATCAGTGTCAACgtatataatttacaaataataatagtCCTgagtaactacatgtattttctttttatttgactttagtttacttgttatttgtttttgttctttggTGCAGGCCTAGGACTTTGATCTGACTTGGAATTAACGCAAACCGCtgagttgattttttttgcaacctttcatttcaattgataaaaaTCCACTGTCTAAAAAGTGCAATTAAATGCGACAGACATACACACGGGAGTTGAACATTCTTAACAATCAAGTTAAAGGCAATGCCAGTACAAAGTCAGAATAACCATAGTTGTTCTTTATTCGTTCATGTGTTTAGCTTTAACACATGATACGgtcttttcgttttgaatttttcttggagATAAATATTTGGCTATTTTAATTTGTCTATTACATGGTTTGTTCTCTCACCGACgaaatcgtttcttttgttaGTGAAGTCATTATGAAATTGACGTCATTGATGAGTAGATGGAGACAATATGCACGTCTTTGATGATAAGTTTGTATTATTaactacacatttttgtttgcgTAAAATTATCCTAGACaatgtatgtttgaaaatgagACTACAAataggaaatgtgtcaaagagaaaacaaaccgACCATAGAACACCAAAGGGTCTTCTATATAGCGATACAATTCCAAACCCGCAGTCATGCTTCAGCTGGCCACTAATCAAAATGTGTACTATAACAGTGATTATGGAAgtaatactaaactccaaaatatataaatgaacaataaGTAAAAATCACACAAGACTCACAAAGAACATAGGCTCCCTATTTGGAACATGCGCAAAAATGTGATGTATGTTAATACAGTTTTTACTGGCTGGTGTCAATTAGGATCACATGATCCCATTATGTCTATTAAGGTTGCCTAAAAtcagatataaaaatataaccctttaatttttcaattggaAGAAACTCATTTAAGGAATAACAATACTGTAGTTggagagttgccaccgtcaattgtagatttgacggtcgcaaatgcagttttaaatgtgtttcttccaattgaaaaattaatgggttatactggcgacgcgtagcggagacagtaaaacggagatttgcgactgtcaaatcaaaattgacggtcgTAACTCTttaactacagtactgttattccgattctaatgcattacgaaaagaaaaaatacgataaaacttgaaaaaatgtctagttttgtcaaataaaaaaaaatccgcgaaactgcatgaatgattttggcacaaagacgtcatgttaaacgtgacgtcatacaaatgaaaacttacaaactggaggttattacgttacctgtacgcttcaaattcagataaaattacattaaacagCGAATTTGAGGTaggtattgttttattttcgattatatagtagtaatcgaataattgttgattcatcaattcaaaatgacgggtccctccttagttacgcctggtcaactgtggatttgactgCAACTTTTagctttttatgaaaaatattgttacatccaaatttcataagaattgtttttatttagtaaCATAAAATTATTGTAGTAATGTCCAAGTGCTGAGAGTTCTGCTGAGTTTTCTTTCATCAGACTTGTTGAACCATCTACAAATGTATGACTTTGGAAGACCCATCTACTAGTAAACCAGGCATAGCGAAAAACATACGGCGCAGACTCCAAAAGTGGAAGTAGCTCTCTCATCAATCGAAGCTGTTCATTAGCTGATGTAGTATGAGGGCAGGCAAATTCAGTAAGCCAGATTGGTTTGTGGAATCTATCCCATGTTTGTTTAAGGTATGCCATGATTTGGTGTgcattacatttataaatatgtactGCCACGTGGTCAACTCTGCAATTGTTGCAATGCTGAAAAAATTGTTGTAACCAGTTGATATCAGTAACAGCCGGACTTACCAATGTTTTCCCTGCAGCATGTTTTTCTACTTCTTTCCACATAACAGAAGCTTCAGTTGCTGTAAGATTTGCTTGTACTTTATGATCAGGCTCATTAAACCCGAGAAGGAATTGCGAGTTTACAGATATATTGATTCCTCTTTCAAACTGTTGGCCGTTTACCATCGGTACATATCCAGATCTAACGGTTGTTGGACAGTGATAATATCCGTGAATCAAATTGGGTGTTTGATGCCAGTCATACCTGAAagcaataacaaaatgtaaatttaaacaTAGATGACTATGTGTACATGTCCTTAGTCACGAGTTTCCttatatatttaatgcgtttccatcggttttagtttgttaccccgattttgttttctgtccatggatttatgagttttgaacagcggtatactactgttgcctttatttagtacattgtatattgtttttcgttttttgttgattgttttatacataaatcAGGTATCTACCTTTCTAATATGAATTGGTATTCATTTCGTCAAAATGTGTGCAAGTTATTGACTGTACGTTATGAAGTTTTACTTAATGTTAAAAAGCCTATAGTAACCTGCAGGTCTTTGACTCATGTATGGGATTCCAGTGATTCTCTATCGAAGTACCTAATATAACTAACTGAAGCCGAGGCCTCGTATAGCTTCCTATGTTGTTTGTTTGCTCATTGACGAAGGTGATAAGAAGACCTCGTGTTTCTTCATAGGTTATTAGTGTATaaattgtcttattggcaattgAACTACAACATATGAATTGACAGTTCAAAATTGTTTGCGTTTTGGAGTCTAGATGAGATATACAGGTTAGAGaaaaggattaaaaaaaatgaagaattgaaaaaaaacagacGTTATACGGCTAAAAAAAACCGGACGTTTTACGTCCgtaaaatatccatttcatacgATTTTTTTACTATCGTAGCTATTTTATCTCAATGTAAAGTTTACAAAAGGCTTATCAGTGACactaaaattgacaaaaaaataaagaaaaagcaaaatgattACGAGGTTAAAGAAATAACGATAATTGATGACATATAATTCAAACAGgttttgtaaatacagctaaggtaatctatgtatTTGGTAGACATTCCATAAAAGGGATCAGCTTTATAACAGAACGAGACATCATGACACACAGATGAGCCTACTGGTGGAGCAAGTGatactgtttttaaaattacttGTTTACTTACCACCAGTGAACGTTATTAAAGGTAGATTCATCTGTACACTGGTATtgtttgctgaacattattcctaCACCCTTCTTGATAGACGCACCAGACACAGCGATCATATTGAGTACCAGAAGGTTTAGTAAACCAGATACCGGTAACACTGAATAAAGTGAACAATGACAAGAAACCATGTAGAGTTAAGATTATACTGTTATGATTATACTGTTATGATTATACTGTTAAGATTATACTGTTatgatttgtaatcacataagcaacacgacgggtgccgcatgtggagcaggatctgctcacccttctggagcacctgagatcaaccctagttttggtggggttcgtgttgtttattctttagttttatatgttgtgtcatgtgtactattgtttttttgtttgtctttttcatttttagccatggcgttgtcattttgtgtaagatttacgagtttgactgtccatttggtatctttcgtccctcttttatcaacCATTTGCATCAAAAACGTGGattactttttttacattttctgaaTGACTGATATAAGAGATAAatatatctgtgtcatattTCGTATATTTAAAGGCATTTCCGGCGAACGTATTAATTATTTAAGGTTAAGACAATAGCCAGTTTGTACATATCCATGATGGAATCACAAATATACTAGTTAAGTACTACAAGATAGTTCCAATAGTTAAACTTAAATGTAATGATAAGACAGTGAGCAAGACTATTTATACAAATCTGTAAATCATATTCTTCTATTATTCAAGCGTGCCCTGAAGCGAACTTGATGTATCCACCAATCGAAAGTGCCTGTTCAATTTGGGATGACtgatttaattctaaatatacATGTGTAGAGCCTTCTGACATTAACATGTACAGAGTAGGGGCTTCTGACATTAACATGTACAGAGTAGGGGCTTCTGACATTAACATGTAAAGAGATGGGGCTTCTGACATTAACATATAAAGAGTAGGGGCTTCCGACATTAACATGTACAGAGTAGGGGCTTCTGACATTAACATGTACAGAGTAGGGGCTTCTGACATTAACATGTACAGAGTAGGGGCTTCTGACATTAACATGTACAGAGTAGGGGCTTCTGACATTAACATGTAAAGATTAGGGGCTTCTGACATTAACATGTATAGAGTAAAGCCTTCTGACATTAACATGTACAGAGTAGGGGCTTCTGACATTAACATGTAAAGAGTAGGGGCTTCTGACATTAACATGTATAGAGTAAAGCCTTCTGACATTAACATGTACAGAGTAGGGGCTTCTGACATTAACATGTAAAGAGTAGGGGCTTCTTCATACCATAATTAACTTAATCAACTTATAAATAACGGAATACATGTAATAGTGCATtcaattctttaaatatttaagtatGTTAAAGGAGTTAACTTatagtttgtaaataaaaaaaaaccggaaAACTctgttttaacaaaaacataaaatactgGAGAAAAGTCAAACcgatcaaatggcaaaaacaaaacatcaaataacatcaaactgtcattttccttggtacatgcattttcctACATGTAAGACATGTAAGTAGAAAATGTTGATTAAACAAAAGTGT from Mytilus trossulus isolate FHL-02 unplaced genomic scaffold, PNRI_Mtr1.1.1.hap1 h1tg000122l__unscaffolded, whole genome shotgun sequence harbors:
- the LOC134700090 gene encoding uncharacterized protein LOC134700090, with the protein product MIAVSGASIKKGVGIMFSKQYQCTDESTFNNVHWWYDWHQTPNLIHGYYHCPTTVRSGYVPMVNGQQFERGINISVNSQFLLGFNEPDHKVQANLTATEASVMWKEVEKHAAGKTLVSPAVTDINWLQQFFQHCNNCRVDHVAVHIYKCNAHQIMAYLKQTWDRFHKPIWLTEFACPHTTSANEQLRLMRELLPLLESAPYVFRYAWFTSRWVFQSHTFVDGSTSLMKENSAELSALGHYYNNFITTRKFTNMQVFLNPRKLLPTIINEATVDKAHVRRLLVVYSSLCLIILHIINFTDASNKKGVGIMRSKHYRCSDESTFNNVHWWYDWQQSPDRMHLRHRCPLNVRSGYVPMVNGKNFERGINVSANTQYLLGFNEPDHPEQGNLTAAQASVMWKELEKHAAGKILVSPAVTSLDWLQQFFQHCHNCRVDHIAVHLYRCEAHQIMAFVKQAWDRFHKPIWLTEFACPHTTSENDQLRMMREILPLLESAPYVFRYAWFASRWLKHVSDGAWVDISASLIKENTSELSALGHYYNNFMH